GGTCTTGGGCAGCCAGGAGATCCGCACCGCGCCGGCCCGACGCGGTCTCGACGATCCAGCGGGCCTCGGTGGCTGCCGACGCCAATCCCGCCGTTGCGAGTTGCGACTCCACCTCCCTGCGGAGCTGTTGCCAAGTTCTCTCGCTCGGCGCGTCTGAGTTGAACAGTGCCTGCTTCACGCTTCGCCGAGCTGCTCTTCTCGTTCGGCCGCGGCGAGCGCGTCGACGATCACGTCGAGGTCATCGCCGCCGGCGAGGACCCGGTCGAGCGTGACCGTCACCTTCACCCGGTGGTCGGTGACCCGGTTCTCCTTGAAGTTGTACGTGCGGATCTTCTCGGAGCGCCCGCCCCCTTTGACCTGCTCGCGACGAGCCGATGACATCTCAGCCTCGTGGCGCTCGCGCTCCTCCTGGAGCAGCCGCGATCGAAGGATGCGCAGCGCCTTGTCCTTGTTCTGGAGCTGGCTCTTCTCGTCCTGGCATGTGACGACCAGGCCAGTCGGCTTGTGCGTGATGCGAACCGCCGAGTCGGTCGTGTTGACCGACTGGCCGCCGGGACCACTCGAGCGGAACACGTCGATCTCGAGGTCCGATGGCGCGATTTCGATGTCCACCTCTTCTGCCTCCGGCAGGACGGCAACCGTGGCCGCGCTGGTGTGCACCCGACCCTGGCTTTCGGTGACGGGCACGCGCTGCACCCGGTGCGGGCCGGCCTCGTACTTGAGGCGCGCCCACGCGTCCGGCCCCTTGGCCACGAGCGTCACCTCGCGCAGTCCCCCCATGTCGGACGGCTGGCTGGAGAGGGTCTCCACCTTCCATCCCCGCCGCTTGGCGAGCCCCTCGTACATCTGAAAGAGATCGCGGGCCCAGAGGTTTGCCTCCTCGCCACCCTCTGCGCCTCGGATCTCGATGATGACGTTGCGGCCGTCGTTCGGGTCACGCGGCACGAGCAGCTCTTTGAGCTGCGCTTCCAACTCCTCCAGGCGAGCTTCCTTCTCGATGACCTCCGTGCGCAGGAAGGCCTGCATGTCTTGTTCGCCTTCGGCGGCGGACTCCTTCGCGAGCATCTCGCGCGCCTCTGCTAGTTCCGATTCGGTCGCGCGGTAGTCGCGGTAAGCATCGACGACCGGCTTGAGCTCTGCGTGACGGCGACCCGCCTCGCGCGACGCCGCCTGGTCACCCGACGCGTAGATCTCGGGCAGGCGCGACTCGAGCTTCTCCAGCTCGGTCTCGAAGTCGGGAAGGTGCTCGAACACGCACCCAGGGTATCGACCTGTCTCGGTCGCTCTCGTCGCCGCGCTACTCGAACATGGGAAATGCCTTGTAGTCATCGCCGAGGACAGGAGTGGTGTCCTCGACACCGAGCCAACGCAAACCACTCGCGTAGTGCCGACGGAAGTCGTCGGTGTGACGAAGGTTTCCGTCCTCATCCAGGTGTGTCAGCGAGGCTGGCTCGCCGTAGCGACCGCCCTTCACCTTCGGACCGACCACGAAATGAACATTGGCCGTGCCGTGGTCGGTGCCGCTGCCGTTCTCTTGCGGACGGCGCCCGAACTCCGACACCGTCATGAGCACGACCCTGTCCGCGACCTGCTGGTCGGCGCTCTTGTCGAGCGCAGAGAAGAAGCCGTCGATGCCCTCGTCGAGCTGTTCGAGCAGGACGGGATGACGCTCGGCCTGGCCTTGATGCGTGTCGAAGTCGCCAACGCCGTTGATGTACACGATGCGCGGTCGAGCCGGTGACTGCACCAGCTCTGCCGCGAGCAGCAGCGAGTCGCCAACGCTCGTGTCCTGGTATCCAGGCCTTCCAGGTCCCCGCTCCGCGCGCGACGTCGGTGATCGTGCTGCACTCGATTCCGGCTCCAGGGAATGGTCAAGCTTCGTGCGAGCCTTCACGGTGAGGCCGACCGCGCGCTGCACCTGGCCGACGAGGGTCGTTGTGTCCACGTGCGCGGGCTTGACGTCACTCCAGGCCGCGATGAGGTCATCGACGTCCTGCCCTGTCGAGTCCAGCCACGCCGGCACACGGGGCTGGAGACCGCTGGCGTCGGCGATCGTGGTGGCGAACGACGCACGCCCGATGAGCGCGGGCGACGGCCCGGGTCCGATGCTGATCGCGGCGAGCGGATCGTCGAAGCCCACGGTGCCATCGAGATAGGCGCCGAGCCATCCTCCGCCGCCGGTACCGCCCTTCGCTGACCACCAGATCGCGAACGACCCGAAGTGCGAGAGGTCGGCGTCGTCGTATCCAAGTCCCTCGATGACGGCCACGTGCCCGTTCCCGTACCGGCTCGCCAGCTTCGGAAGGCTTGGGTGCAAGCCGACCTCGCCGTCGAGATCGATGGCGTCGGTGACTCCCAGCGTGGGGCGCAGGTCGCGGTAGCGACCGTCCTGGAGGGGCACGACCGTGTTGAGCCCATCGTTGCCGCCGCCCAGCTCCACGATGACGAGCGTGTGACCATTCGTGTCGGCGTTGACCTGGCCGACGCGCGTCGACGCGGCAGCGGGCGTGTCACCCAGCTTCCCCTCCGAAAGCCCGCCCCACACCGACAGCCCGTACCCCGCGCCGACAGCGGTCGCGGTGCCGACGCCGAGCCGGCGGAGGAAGTCGCGCCGCGAAGGGTGCTTGGAGGCGGAAGTCATGCGAGTGCGAACTCCGGAGACATGGCGGCCAGCGCGAATTGGCGACCGGGATCGCGCTCGCGCTCGAGCAGCTGACGCGTCGACGCGTCGACGTCGAAGATGCCGAAACGTGCGAGCAGCGAATCGACGTCACCGGCGGACTCGGGCGCTCCCGCGAGCACGTTCAAGAGGTCGAAAGCGTGCACGAGCTGGTGTGGCCCCAACAGCAGTGGGCCCTCGGGGAAGCCGCCGACGTTGGGTGGGACGAAGGGGATGAAGCCCACCGTGCGAAGCGCCTCACCTCTTCCATTCGCTTGCGCAGAGCTTCTGTTCGTCTGCGTGGCGCGCTTGCGCATGGCGCCCAGATCGACCGTCAGGCCCCCACCGGCTTGCACGATGCCAACGAGCTTCTCGACGGGGGTGCGCACCCGCGAGCGCACGGCATTGTTGGACGTGAACGCGGGCTCGGCCGCGATCGCTTCGACCAACCTCATGATCGACCAATCACGTGCGAACGCGTCACCCAGTCGTTTCGCGTCGCCGTCGTCGGGGTCGAGGCCAACGAGCTCGCGGTAGAGCTTCGTGGCGATGAACCGACCGGTCGCAGGGTGCTCGAGGATCACGTCGAGCGCGCTGTCGAGATCGAACGCGCCGCGCTGACCGAGCAGCTCCTTGTCACCGCCGTCGTGCCGATTGCGGATGAAGATGGAGCCCCATGGCGCGGCTCCGAGCTCGGCCAGGCGACTCGAGAAGGGGCGCCCTTGCACGTTGACGACCCAACCGCTGAACGCGCGGGACGCCTCCACCACGTCGACCTGCTTGTAGCCGCCGCCGATGCCCAGCGTGAACAGCTCGAGGCACTCACGCCCGAAGTTCTCGTTCACCTGCCCGACGGCGTTGCTCGTCCCATCGAGGTACACGAGCATCGCCGGGTCCTTCGCCATCGCGGGGAGAAGGTCGGCGAACGATCCGGTGGCGTGCGCACGAACGGTCGCGTGCTGCTGGTGCATGAGGTATGGGATCCGCACCTTGGCGATGCTCGTCGCGAAGTGGTCGTGCCAGAACCAGACCAGGCGCTCCTCGATCAGTCGCGGGCTCGTGCTCATCTGGTCGAGCCACCACGCGATCGTCTCGGCGATCTCGATCGGCTGCTGCTCGTCATACGACGAAGGTGGATCCATCGGCGGCAGCGTGGGGGGAGCCGCCACCGACAGATCCAGGGCGCGAGCAACTGCCGCGTCGGGCGACTCGAGCTCGGCGACCAGCTCGGGGTGGACCCCCATCGACAGCCGTCGGACTACATGCGAGATGCGCTCGCGCTTGCTGACGCTCACAAGACGAATCCTCGCGTCGGGATGTGATGGAACCGTGAAGTTGGGCTGATGGGTGGGTCAGGGAAGGCAACGGGCGTCACGGCGGATCGGGTCCGTTGCCGGGCGGCACGAGATTCCAGCTCTGGGCAGTGCCAGTGACCTTCCAACCCTGGTTCGTCTTGAGCCGGTGGTGGTGCCAACAGAGGCGCCAGAGGTTGGACTGCTCGGTGCGACCACCTTCGCTCAGGGGCACGACGTGGTCGATCTGGAGATTGAAATCGGCGTCGCAGCCCTCGACACCGCACACCGGGTACTGCTGCTCGAGCCACGCCGTGAGCAATGGCGGGTAGTACCGCTTGTTGGTGGAGTACTCGGGCAGATCGTTCGGGTCGGCCGGGATCTCGCGGACCTTCGCCTCGACGAGCATCCGCTTGGCGATCATGACCGGGATCGGACCGATGCCCGGGATCTCGCACCGCTCACCGCGCGCCGCGTACCCACGATCGGCGACGGCGGCGTCCATGACCAATGTGGCCCCAGTGGCCTTGCGGGGCCCGCTCGTGATCAGCGAGTGGAGCGCGTCGGCGGCATAGGCCTCGCGCGACTCACGACGGCCCGCCGCGCGAGCCTCGCGAAAGATCAGATCCGTCTCGGCGTCGATCGCCGCGTTGACCTCCGCTCCCTTGTCGGGGCTCATGCGCCAGATGCCGCACGTCGACGCGTCGGCATCGACCCACGTTCGCAACGAACGCGTGTCGTGCAACCGCTGGGCCCACGCCGCATCATCTGCTTCCGCGCCGGCGCGCACACGCCGACATCGGTCGCGCAAGCCCTTCAGCGAGATGCCACGCTTGGCCTCAGCGACCAGCGCGGCTTCCGCGCTCGGGTCCTGACGCGCCGCACCGGCGATCTCGTGCGCCTGGACCTCGGACAACCGTCCCGCCCTGAACGCCGCATCGGTCGCCGGCAGCTCTACCAACGCGTCGACTGTGGCCAGCGCGCGCTCGGCAGCAGCGACGGGCACGCCACTTTTCCGGGCCAGCCACTCGGCGGCCGAACGCGAACCGCTGTCGCGGTACGCGAACGTTTCATCCACCCGCTTGGCCGCAAGCGCCTTGGCCGCGGCACAGGCATGCTCGCCCCGCGCGAAGCGCTCCACCGCCCGCACCGCACCTCGAGCATCGAGCAGACCCGGCTCGAAGTCGCGCACCTCAGCCTCGATCGTGGCGATCGCGGTCTCGAGTGCTGCGAAGTCCACGGCTTCGTCCTTCGTGATCGACCAGCCGGCATGGCCAGGCTGGGAGCCCTGAGGGCTCATTCGGAAGGCAGGACGTCAGGCTCGTCCGCGAAGCTCTGGCGGAGAGTATACGAACATATGTTCGCTCTTGTCAAG
The nucleotide sequence above comes from Acidimicrobiia bacterium. Encoded proteins:
- a CDS encoding DUF1800 family protein, which produces MSVSKRERISHVVRRLSMGVHPELVAELESPDAAVARALDLSVAAPPTLPPMDPPSSYDEQQPIEIAETIAWWLDQMSTSPRLIEERLVWFWHDHFATSIAKVRIPYLMHQQHATVRAHATGSFADLLPAMAKDPAMLVYLDGTSNAVGQVNENFGRECLELFTLGIGGGYKQVDVVEASRAFSGWVVNVQGRPFSSRLAELGAAPWGSIFIRNRHDGGDKELLGQRGAFDLDSALDVILEHPATGRFIATKLYRELVGLDPDDGDAKRLGDAFARDWSIMRLVEAIAAEPAFTSNNAVRSRVRTPVEKLVGIVQAGGGLTVDLGAMRKRATQTNRSSAQANGRGEALRTVGFIPFVPPNVGGFPEGPLLLGPHQLVHAFDLLNVLAGAPESAGDVDSLLARFGIFDVDASTRQLLERERDPGRQFALAAMSPEFALA
- a CDS encoding HNH endonuclease — translated: MDFAALETAIATIEAEVRDFEPGLLDARGAVRAVERFARGEHACAAAKALAAKRVDETFAYRDSGSRSAAEWLARKSGVPVAAAERALATVDALVELPATDAAFRAGRLSEVQAHEIAGAARQDPSAEAALVAEAKRGISLKGLRDRCRRVRAGAEADDAAWAQRLHDTRSLRTWVDADASTCGIWRMSPDKGAEVNAAIDAETDLIFREARAAGRRESREAYAADALHSLITSGPRKATGATLVMDAAVADRGYAARGERCEIPGIGPIPVMIAKRMLVEAKVREIPADPNDLPEYSTNKRYYPPLLTAWLEQQYPVCGVEGCDADFNLQIDHVVPLSEGGRTEQSNLWRLCWHHHRLKTNQGWKVTGTAQSWNLVPPGNGPDPP
- a CDS encoding DUF1501 domain-containing protein translates to MTSASKHPSRRDFLRRLGVGTATAVGAGYGLSVWGGLSEGKLGDTPAAASTRVGQVNADTNGHTLVIVELGGGNDGLNTVVPLQDGRYRDLRPTLGVTDAIDLDGEVGLHPSLPKLASRYGNGHVAVIEGLGYDDADLSHFGSFAIWWSAKGGTGGGGWLGAYLDGTVGFDDPLAAISIGPGPSPALIGRASFATTIADASGLQPRVPAWLDSTGQDVDDLIAAWSDVKPAHVDTTTLVGQVQRAVGLTVKARTKLDHSLEPESSAARSPTSRAERGPGRPGYQDTSVGDSLLLAAELVQSPARPRIVYINGVGDFDTHQGQAERHPVLLEQLDEGIDGFFSALDKSADQQVADRVVLMTVSEFGRRPQENGSGTDHGTANVHFVVGPKVKGGRYGEPASLTHLDEDGNLRHTDDFRRHYASGLRWLGVEDTTPVLGDDYKAFPMFE
- the prfA gene encoding peptide chain release factor 1 codes for the protein MFEHLPDFETELEKLESRLPEIYASGDQAASREAGRRHAELKPVVDAYRDYRATESELAEAREMLAKESAAEGEQDMQAFLRTEVIEKEARLEELEAQLKELLVPRDPNDGRNVIIEIRGAEGGEEANLWARDLFQMYEGLAKRRGWKVETLSSQPSDMGGLREVTLVAKGPDAWARLKYEAGPHRVQRVPVTESQGRVHTSAATVAVLPEAEEVDIEIAPSDLEIDVFRSSGPGGQSVNTTDSAVRITHKPTGLVVTCQDEKSQLQNKDKALRILRSRLLQEERERHEAEMSSARREQVKGGGRSEKIRTYNFKENRVTDHRVKVTVTLDRVLAGGDDLDVIVDALAAAEREEQLGEA